The following are encoded in a window of Tessaracoccus flavescens genomic DNA:
- a CDS encoding SDR family NAD(P)-dependent oxidoreductase: protein MSVDLAGRLVVVTGASSGIGRAFVEASAQPDARFVLLARRRGLLDEVAATVHARGGEALVQPVDLRDIDAAHAAAIASLEIVGTPDIVFANAGISIARSVAATIERPDSITRSVGANFTGPAAHALPLLAAMAERGSGHLIGSSTTNARLTIPGWGPYVSSKAGWDAWLRTVAVELAPSGVATTILAFPLVATPMSAPTLAGRRSMSAEEAAGWVTRAIRLRPTRIAPPWLPLAEVLHAAAPTAVSRMIGRFSMRRSQP, encoded by the coding sequence ATGAGCGTTGACCTGGCCGGAAGGCTCGTCGTGGTGACCGGCGCATCGTCCGGAATCGGGCGGGCCTTCGTCGAGGCGAGCGCCCAGCCTGATGCCCGCTTCGTCCTCCTCGCCAGACGCCGAGGACTGCTGGACGAGGTCGCGGCCACCGTGCACGCCCGCGGCGGCGAGGCGCTCGTTCAACCGGTCGACCTGCGCGACATCGACGCTGCCCACGCCGCCGCAATCGCCTCACTGGAGATCGTCGGCACGCCCGACATCGTGTTCGCCAACGCCGGGATCTCCATCGCCCGCTCGGTCGCGGCGACGATCGAGCGTCCTGACTCCATCACCCGCAGCGTCGGGGCCAACTTCACCGGACCCGCCGCGCACGCGCTACCCCTCCTCGCGGCCATGGCCGAGCGCGGGTCGGGTCACCTGATCGGGTCGTCGACCACGAACGCCCGGCTGACGATCCCCGGCTGGGGCCCGTACGTCTCGAGCAAGGCGGGCTGGGACGCCTGGCTGCGCACGGTCGCCGTCGAACTCGCCCCCTCGGGCGTCGCCACCACCATCCTCGCCTTCCCACTCGTCGCGACCCCGATGTCGGCGCCGACCCTCGCAGGCCGACGGTCGATGAGCGCGGAAGAGGCTGCCGGGTGGGTTACCCGGGCGATCCGACTGCGCCCGACCAGGATCGCTCCTCCGTGGCTGCCGCTCGCCGAAGTTCTGCACGCGGCCGCGCCCACCGCGGTCTCGCGCATGATCGGCCGCTTCTCGATGCGCCGGTCCCAGCCGTGA
- a CDS encoding AMP-binding protein encodes MTSLARIVLGSATSRPSSPAWTDDRGTLTRSALGRAVLTAARRLPPGAVVIHSADQREVAVRSLAGLIARRPVRVVPHSAGAAALRAAQDANPTRGVAFFTSGTTGTPKLHRTRPGIRAVAQLISSLGVLPLPSHPVVASLSPVDHGHGWSAMLMTLLVGGHFLCGTGVAARPPCRRIDLLTGVPLSLREYAASPPSSEIGLVLSGSDRLTDADDIERRLGAPVYDAYGSTETGTVCVASPDERRYPGAVGRPLAGVRVHELDGVLEIRSPMLGRGVFRGDRGRIRDGIVIVEGRADGRRVSGGVTTDPQAVATWLGALPGVVDVELSERSDPRFGSRTVFTVTSTTPLDPRRLRARIAHEFGAAAVPVDLIVRRLTPGRGEKDETLTKGQFRALSQGSRRDPAGAVVSVAGCPRQP; translated from the coding sequence ATGACCTCGCTGGCCAGGATCGTGCTCGGCAGCGCGACGTCGCGGCCATCCTCACCTGCCTGGACCGATGATCGGGGTACCCTGACCCGCTCGGCCCTCGGCAGGGCGGTGCTCACCGCGGCAAGGCGACTCCCGCCTGGCGCCGTCGTCATCCACAGCGCCGACCAACGCGAGGTGGCCGTGCGGAGCCTCGCCGGGCTCATCGCGAGGAGACCGGTGCGGGTCGTTCCCCACTCGGCCGGTGCCGCCGCACTGAGGGCCGCGCAGGACGCGAACCCGACCCGCGGCGTGGCCTTCTTCACCTCCGGCACGACCGGGACCCCGAAGCTGCACAGGACCAGGCCAGGCATCCGCGCCGTCGCGCAGCTCATCTCCAGCCTCGGCGTGCTGCCCCTTCCGAGCCACCCGGTCGTGGCATCGCTTTCCCCCGTCGACCACGGTCACGGCTGGTCGGCCATGCTGATGACGCTGCTGGTGGGCGGCCACTTCCTGTGCGGGACCGGCGTCGCGGCGAGGCCACCGTGCCGGCGAATCGACCTGCTCACCGGGGTGCCGCTGAGCCTGCGCGAGTACGCGGCCTCCCCGCCGTCGTCGGAGATCGGCCTCGTGCTCAGCGGCTCCGACCGGCTCACCGATGCCGACGACATCGAACGGAGGCTCGGCGCCCCCGTCTACGACGCCTACGGATCGACCGAGACGGGCACGGTGTGCGTCGCCTCGCCGGACGAGCGACGCTACCCCGGGGCGGTGGGACGCCCGCTGGCAGGGGTCCGCGTCCACGAGCTCGACGGGGTGCTCGAGATCCGCTCCCCCATGCTCGGTCGCGGAGTCTTCCGGGGCGACCGTGGAAGGATCCGCGACGGCATCGTCATCGTCGAGGGAAGGGCCGACGGGCGACGGGTCAGCGGAGGTGTCACCACGGATCCTCAGGCGGTGGCCACCTGGCTCGGGGCTCTGCCCGGCGTCGTCGACGTGGAGCTGTCCGAGCGGTCCGATCCGCGCTTCGGGTCGCGCACCGTCTTCACCGTCACCTCCACGACGCCGCTCGATCCGCGCCGGCTCAGAGCCCGCATCGCCCACGAGTTCGGAGCGGCAGCGGTCCCCGTCGACCTGATCGTGCGTCGGCTCACGCCCGGGCGCGGCGAGAAGGACGAGACTTTAACGAAGGGTCAGTTTCGGGCCTTGTCGCAGGGTTCTCGACGGGATCCGGCCGGGGCGGTGGTTAGCGTTGCCGGGTGCCCGCGACAGCCCTGA
- the proS gene encoding proline--tRNA ligase — translation MATRVLTPQSEDFPRWYQDVIARAELAENGPVRGTMVIRPAGYAIWERIQAELDARIKEAGVENAYFPLLLPQSYLSREAEHVEGFSPELAVVTHAGGKELEEPVVVRPTSETIIGEYMSKWVNSYRDLPLLLNQWSNVVRWELRPRVFLRTSEFLWQEGHTAHRTQQEAAAFAEKIHREVYEDFMVNVLAVPVVRGRKTKAERFAGAVNTLTLEAMMRDGKALQMATSHELGQNFARAFNISYLSDAGQQEHAWTTSWGSSTRMIGALIMSHGDDDGLRIPPRLAPVHALVMIVKEGEGVREAAEALVEGLRRGGMRAKLDDRVDTAFGRRAVDAELKGIPLRFELGPRDLADGKVTMVRRIMGGKAEVSLDQAVELAAEALIVDHQALYDEAEVRLDLRTEDVENLEDAVAASQNGLARIPWAKLGVEGEKQLAQSSVTVRCLIREDGEFPTTDDDPDAIAVVGRAY, via the coding sequence ATGGCTACACGAGTACTCACCCCGCAGTCCGAGGACTTCCCCCGGTGGTATCAGGACGTCATCGCCCGCGCAGAACTCGCGGAGAACGGCCCGGTCAGGGGCACGATGGTCATCCGACCGGCGGGTTACGCCATCTGGGAGAGGATCCAGGCCGAGCTGGACGCCAGGATCAAGGAGGCCGGGGTCGAGAACGCCTACTTCCCGCTGCTCCTTCCCCAGTCCTACCTGTCCCGCGAGGCCGAGCACGTGGAGGGTTTCAGCCCCGAGCTCGCGGTCGTCACCCACGCGGGAGGTAAGGAGCTCGAGGAGCCGGTCGTGGTTCGCCCCACCTCCGAGACGATCATCGGCGAGTACATGTCGAAGTGGGTCAACTCCTACCGCGACCTGCCGCTGCTGCTGAACCAGTGGTCGAACGTGGTGCGCTGGGAACTGCGCCCACGGGTGTTCCTGCGCACCAGCGAGTTCCTGTGGCAGGAGGGCCACACGGCGCACCGCACGCAGCAGGAGGCGGCCGCATTCGCGGAGAAGATCCACCGCGAGGTCTACGAGGACTTCATGGTCAACGTCCTGGCCGTCCCCGTCGTGCGCGGCCGCAAGACCAAGGCCGAACGGTTCGCCGGCGCGGTCAACACCCTCACCCTCGAGGCCATGATGCGCGACGGGAAGGCGCTGCAGATGGCCACCTCACACGAGCTGGGCCAGAACTTCGCACGGGCGTTCAACATCTCCTACCTGTCGGACGCCGGGCAGCAGGAACACGCCTGGACGACGTCGTGGGGCAGCTCGACGAGGATGATCGGCGCGCTCATCATGTCCCATGGAGACGACGACGGGCTGCGGATCCCGCCGCGGCTGGCGCCCGTCCATGCGCTCGTGATGATCGTCAAGGAGGGCGAGGGCGTCCGGGAGGCCGCGGAGGCGCTGGTCGAGGGTCTCCGCCGGGGAGGCATGCGGGCGAAGCTCGACGACAGGGTCGACACGGCGTTCGGTCGACGCGCCGTCGACGCCGAACTCAAGGGCATCCCGCTGCGCTTCGAGCTGGGGCCCCGCGACCTTGCGGACGGAAAGGTCACCATGGTGCGCCGGATCATGGGCGGCAAGGCAGAGGTCTCACTCGACCAGGCGGTCGAGCTGGCGGCCGAGGCCCTGATCGTCGACCATCAGGCGCTCTACGACGAGGCCGAGGTGCGGCTCGACCTGCGCACCGAAGACGTGGAGAACCTCGAAGACGCCGTCGCCGCCTCACAGAACGGCCTCGCCCGCATCCCGTGGGCGAAGCTAGGCGTCGAGGGCGAGAAGCAGCTGGCGCAGTCGTCGGTCACGGTGCGCTGCCTGATCCGCGAGGACGGCGAGTTCCCCACCACCGACGACGATCCGGACGCGATCGCCGTGGTGGGCAGGGCCTACTGA
- the purM gene encoding phosphoribosylformylglycinamidine cyclo-ligase translates to MNQSAYAAAGVDIEAGDRAVELMKASVAKTRRPEVLGGLGGFAGFFDASALKGYRHPVLASSTDGVGTKVAIAQAMDKHDTIGFDLIGMLVDDLVVSGAEPLFVTDYIATGRVVPERIAAIVSGIADACVAAGCSLVGGETAEHPGLLGPDEYDIAGATTGVLEKDDILGAHRVQVGDAVIALKSSGLHSNGYSLVRHVLLNQAGWSLDRHVDELGRTLGEELLEPTKVYALDVLDLISKVKVHAMSHITGGGLANNLARVIPDGMSAVLERGSWTPPAIFQLVQQVGAVSEADIDATLNMGVGMVAILPEDQVPGALAALQERDVWSWQIGTIEQGEGAGSARLV, encoded by the coding sequence GTGAACCAGAGTGCCTACGCCGCCGCAGGCGTCGACATCGAGGCCGGAGACCGCGCCGTCGAGCTGATGAAGGCGTCGGTCGCAAAGACCCGCCGCCCCGAGGTGCTCGGGGGGCTCGGCGGGTTCGCCGGCTTCTTCGACGCCTCCGCCCTCAAGGGCTACCGGCATCCTGTGCTCGCCTCCTCGACCGACGGCGTCGGCACGAAGGTCGCGATCGCGCAGGCGATGGACAAGCACGACACCATCGGCTTCGATCTGATCGGCATGCTGGTCGACGACCTGGTCGTCTCCGGCGCCGAGCCGCTGTTCGTCACCGACTACATCGCCACTGGAAGGGTCGTCCCGGAGCGGATCGCCGCCATCGTCTCCGGCATAGCCGACGCCTGTGTCGCGGCGGGATGTTCACTCGTCGGAGGAGAGACCGCAGAACACCCCGGCCTGCTCGGCCCGGACGAGTACGACATCGCCGGAGCCACCACCGGCGTCCTCGAGAAGGACGACATCCTGGGCGCCCACCGCGTCCAGGTCGGCGACGCGGTCATCGCCCTGAAGTCCTCGGGCCTGCACTCGAATGGCTACTCGCTGGTGCGCCACGTGCTGCTCAACCAGGCGGGCTGGTCGCTCGACCGGCACGTCGACGAGCTGGGTCGCACCCTCGGTGAGGAACTGCTTGAGCCGACGAAGGTCTACGCGCTCGACGTGCTGGACCTGATCTCGAAGGTGAAGGTCCACGCGATGAGCCACATCACCGGAGGAGGCCTCGCCAACAACCTCGCCCGCGTCATCCCCGACGGCATGTCCGCCGTGCTGGAGCGCGGCAGCTGGACGCCCCCCGCGATCTTCCAGCTCGTGCAGCAGGTGGGAGCGGTCTCCGAGGCCGACATCGACGCGACGCTCAACATGGGCGTCGGCATGGTCGCGATCCTGCCCGAGGACCAGGTCCCTGGCGCGCTTGCCGCCCTGCAGGAGCGCGACGTCTGGTCCTGGCAGATCGGCACCATCGAGCAGGGCGAGGGCGCGGGTTCGGCCCGCCTCGTCTAG